DNA from bacterium:
CTGTGGCCCTCGACGGTGCTGGGCCGCTCGAGGCGGTGCGTGAGCCGCGCTCGGGGGAGGTCGGCCAAGCGGTAGGCAACGGGGAGTTCGTTAGGTCCTCCCTCGACACGGGTCAACAGGGAGTTCCCCCGAACCCTGGCTCGGACGATCCGTTCGAATGCGGTCTCGGTCTCCGGCAGCGAACGGTGCAGGACAGGAGCGGCCGTCGGGGCATCGATCCAACCGTGGCGGCTCAGATGTTCCAGAACGAGGAGCGCGTCGACGTCGGCTCTCAGAACGGCTGGCTCGATGTCGGCGATGAGGTCCGTCACCTCCTCGTCGGGGTCGCCCCCGGCGAGTACGACACGCACGTACGGTCCATCGATCTCGGTGATGTCCGGCGGTGGCCGTCCCTGGGAGATCATGTCGATGACCATGCGGTCCACGCCGATTCCCTCCCGCTCGGCCAGGTTCAGCGCCGCCATGGTCTCGGCGAGGCTGCGGTAGCGGGGTACGGCCGGATGCGTGATGATGTTGTCGGGGTTGACGCCGCCGACGAATCCGCCCGGCGAGGTGACCGACAGGGTGTCGCCGATGTGCTCGACCGTGGTCGGGTGGGGGGAGTGCCAGTCCCGGTGGACGATTCCGTTGACGACTGCCTCGCGCAGAGCCCGGGGCGGGATGGCCCGAAGTTGGCGGTGGGCGAAGCCCGCGGAGATATGGACCAGGCGGTTCGCCGCTGCGCCGGCGCGTTCCACCTCGGCGACCTGCTCCAGCAGCGGAGCGGCACTTCGTGTGCGATTGGTGCTGTCGCCTCCTGGCACGGTGCGGCGGATGTAGTCGATTCCCACCCACGGGGTCTCGACGAGTAGCAGCGATCCGGCGTTGGTGAGTCGGCCGTCGCCGTCGGTGAGGTTCAGGCGGCGGGGAAGGTCGGCTTCGGGAGCGACGGCCAGTTCCCGATTGGTGCCGTCGTCGGCCTCGGACAAGTAGCGACGGGCGATCCGCGTCGCTACTGGACTGACGTCCTCGATCGTATGGCCGGAGGGTTGCGCCGACCAGTCGACACCTGTCCGGTGGAGGCGCCCCGTGTGCCACGTGGTCGGATCGATGTCGACGCAGCTATCACCGACGCGCCAGCGCAGGCGTCCGTTGTAGCGGATCGGCTCCATCGCCTCGGCCGTGGTCAGTACGAGCAGCCGGCATCCGTCGAGTTCACCGGAGCGAACCGAGACGGTGAGCTTCTGCTGGGTCAACTGCCAGATGCGGTGGCG
Protein-coding regions in this window:
- a CDS encoding putative DNA binding domain-containing protein, whose protein sequence is MAFQFLGPDPLEQQVKQVLAQLSRGEPPHLIETTQVDVKEEPGRRQGSRRILPGEPQNDEAARHIAGEMACMANTPGGGAIILGIADDGTRIGTRLDTEWLRHRIWQLTQQKLTVSVRSGELDGCRLLVLTTAEAMEPIRYNGRLRWRVGDSCVDIDPTTWHTGRLHRTGVDWSAQPSGHTIEDVSPVATRIARRYLSEADDGTNRELAVAPEADLPRRLNLTDGDGRLTNAGSLLLVETPWVGIDYIRRTVPGGDSTNRTRSAAPLLEQVAEVERAGAAANRLVHISAGFAHRQLRAIPPRALREAVVNGIVHRDWHSPHPTTVEHIGDTLSVTSPGGFVGGVNPDNIITHPAVPRYRSLAETMAALNLAEREGIGVDRMVIDMISQGRPPPDITEIDGPYVRVVLAGGDPDEEVTDLIADIEPAVLRADVDALLVLEHLSRHGWIDAPTAAPVLHRSLPETETAFERIVRARVRGNSLLTRVEGGPNELPVAYRLADLPRARLTHRLERPSTVEGHRSRILSFAEARGRISSTEAADLLGLSVPYAGKLLAALSDVELLAPSRPNRAGRNFHYVPARSGE